The Larus michahellis chromosome 2, bLarMic1.1, whole genome shotgun sequence genome window below encodes:
- the EAF1 gene encoding ELL-associated factor 1, translating into MNGSANSLLDKEEHPLQLGESFERRPKASFHTIRYDFKPASIDTSCEGDLQVGKGDDVTITLPHIPGSTPPMTVFKGNKRPYQKDCVLIINHDTGEYVLEKLSSSIQVKKTRAEGSSKIQARIEQQSARASQPPSQFRAPTKPAVGPKTSPLKDNPSPEPQLDDIKRELRAEVEIIEQMSSSSGSSSSDSESSSGSEDESSSSEGEEPAHVSPSQPPHQQYNNRNAVANGTSRPQGSNHLMNTLRNDLQLSESGSDSDD; encoded by the exons ATGAACGGCTCGGCGAACTCGCTGCTGGATAAGGAGGAGCACCCGCTGCAGCTGGGCGAGAGCTTCGAGCGGCGGCCCAAGGCCTCCTTCCACACCATACGCT aTGATTTTAAGCCAGCATCGATTGATACATCTTGTGAGGGGGACCTTCAAGTGGGTAAAGGAGATGACGTAACAATCACTTTGCCACATATTCCA GGTTCAACTCCACCAATGACTgtgtttaaaggaaataaaaggccATATCAGAAGGACTGTGTGCTTATTATCAATCATGACACTGGGGAATATGTGCTGGAAAAACTTAGTAGCAGCATTCAAGTGAAGAAAACAAG agcagagggCAGCAGTAAGATCCAAGCCCGAATAGAACAACAGTCTGCCCGAGCATCTCAGCCTCCTTCACAGTTTAGAGCCCCAACCAAGCCAGCAGTTGGACCTAAAACTTCTCCTTTGAAAGATAATCCTTCACCTGAGCCTCAGCTGGATGACATTAAGAGAG AGCTGAGAGCAGAGGTTGAAATTATCGAGCAGATGAGCAGCAGCAGTGGAAGCAGCTCATCGGATTCAGAAAGCTCATCTGGGAGTGAAGATGAAAGCTCCAGCAGCGAGGGGGAAGAGCCAGCACATGTTTCCCCTTCCCAGCCACCGCACCAGCAGTATAACAACAGGAATGCTGTTGCTAATGGCACGAGCAGGCCACAAGGAAGCAATCATCTCATGAACACGCTCC GAAACGACTTGCAGTTGAGTGAGTCTGGGAGCGACAGTGATGACTAG